A single region of the Phycisphaerae bacterium RAS1 genome encodes:
- the dnaK_1 gene encoding Chaperone protein DnaK — MSSKIIGIDLGTTNSVVAVMEGGTPKVLINDSGSRLTPSVVAFTDKGERLIGQRAKNQQVTNPTRTVFSIKRFMGRRHSEVASEEKMVPYKVVGGAEELVKVEVDGKHFAPPEISAMVLRDLKATAERYLGEKVERAVITVPAYFNDSQRQATKEAGAIAGLTVERIINEPTAAALAYGLEKKANEKIAVFDLGGGTFDISILDVGDNVFEVLSTNGDTHLGGDDFDEVLINHLADEFRKKEGVDLRKDPMALQRLKESAERAKCELSGSMETTINLPYITADASGPKHLQLTLTRARFEQLVDHLIERCRGPVMRALQDAKLSPKQVDEVVMVGGSIRMPKVQALVKEIFGKQPNLSVNPDEVVAVGAAVQGAVLTGDKTDIVLLDVTPLSLGVETLGGVMTPLIQRNTTIPTSKKEVFSTAADNQPAVDIHVLQGERKMAGDNRTLGRFQLAGIAPAPRGMPQIEVTFDIDANGILNVSAKDTGTGKEQSIKIQASSGLSDDEVKKMVKDAEAHAAEDEKKRKGVDARNRGDQMVYTTEKTLKEYGDKVDAATRTEIEQAINRLKDVLKGEDADVIEKAMENLQTASFKLGEAMYKQQQAAAGGPGGPGAGPGGFGGGPGDFGPGGPGGPGGFGGASGGGGSDGHGGTGSKSKPGKDDVIDAEYEVKS; from the coding sequence ATGTCATCCAAGATCATCGGAATCGACCTCGGAACAACCAACTCGGTCGTCGCCGTTATGGAAGGCGGCACGCCGAAAGTTCTTATCAACGACAGCGGCTCGCGCCTCACGCCCTCGGTCGTCGCGTTCACCGACAAGGGCGAGCGGCTGATCGGCCAGCGCGCCAAGAACCAGCAGGTCACCAACCCGACCCGCACCGTCTTCTCCATCAAGCGCTTCATGGGCCGGCGGCACAGCGAAGTCGCCAGCGAAGAGAAGATGGTCCCCTACAAGGTCGTCGGCGGCGCGGAGGAACTGGTCAAGGTCGAAGTCGACGGCAAGCACTTCGCCCCGCCGGAGATTTCGGCGATGGTCCTGCGCGACCTGAAAGCCACCGCCGAGCGCTACCTGGGCGAAAAGGTCGAGCGCGCCGTCATCACCGTCCCGGCCTACTTCAACGACTCGCAGCGCCAGGCCACCAAGGAAGCCGGCGCCATCGCCGGCCTTACTGTGGAGCGCATCATCAACGAGCCGACCGCCGCCGCGCTGGCTTACGGCCTCGAGAAGAAAGCCAACGAGAAGATCGCCGTCTTCGACCTCGGCGGCGGCACGTTTGATATCTCGATCCTCGACGTGGGCGACAACGTCTTCGAAGTGCTCAGCACCAACGGCGACACGCACCTCGGCGGCGACGACTTCGACGAAGTGCTCATAAACCACCTGGCCGACGAATTCCGCAAGAAGGAAGGCGTCGATCTCCGGAAGGATCCGATGGCTCTCCAGCGCCTGAAGGAGTCCGCCGAAAGGGCCAAGTGCGAGCTGTCGGGCAGCATGGAAACCACGATCAACCTGCCCTATATCACCGCCGACGCCAGCGGGCCGAAGCATTTGCAGCTCACGCTGACGCGGGCCAGGTTCGAGCAGCTTGTCGATCACCTGATCGAGCGATGCCGCGGGCCGGTGATGCGCGCCTTGCAGGACGCCAAGCTCTCGCCGAAGCAGGTCGACGAAGTCGTCATGGTCGGCGGCTCGATCCGCATGCCCAAGGTGCAGGCGCTGGTCAAAGAGATTTTCGGCAAGCAGCCCAACCTGAGCGTCAATCCGGACGAGGTCGTCGCCGTCGGCGCCGCGGTGCAGGGTGCCGTTCTCACCGGCGACAAGACGGACATCGTCCTGCTCGACGTGACGCCGCTGTCCCTGGGCGTCGAGACGCTGGGCGGCGTGATGACCCCGCTGATTCAGCGCAACACGACCATTCCGACCAGCAAGAAGGAAGTCTTCAGCACCGCCGCCGACAACCAGCCGGCGGTGGATATTCACGTGCTGCAAGGCGAACGCAAGATGGCCGGCGACAACCGCACGCTGGGCCGCTTCCAGCTCGCCGGCATCGCCCCCGCCCCGCGCGGCATGCCGCAGATCGAAGTCACCTTCGACATCGACGCCAACGGCATCCTCAATGTCTCCGCCAAGGACACCGGCACGGGCAAGGAGCAGTCGATCAAGATTCAGGCTTCGTCCGGCCTGTCCGACGACGAAGTCAAGAAGATGGTCAAGGACGCCGAAGCCCACGCCGCCGAGGACGAGAAGAAACGCAAAGGCGTCGACGCCCGCAACCGCGGCGACCAGATGGTCTACACGACCGAGAAGACGCTGAAGGAGTATGGCGACAAAGTTGACGCGGCCACGCGCACGGAAATTGAGCAGGCGATCAACCGGCTGAAAGACGTGCTGAAGGGCGAAGACGCCGACGTGATTGAGAAGGCGATGGAGAACCTGCAGACGGCGAGCTTCAAGCTCGGCGAGGCGATGTACAAGCAACAGCAGGCCGCCGCCGGTGGACCGGGTGGACCCGGCGCCGGCCCTGGCGGCTTCGGCGGCGGCCCCGGCGATTTCGGCCCCGGCGGTCCGGGCGGCCCCGGCGGTTTCGGTGGCGCGTCTGGCGGAGGTGGAAGCGACGGCCACGGCGGCACGGGCAGCAAGTCAAAACCCGGCAAGGACGACGTCATCGACGCGGAGTACGAGGTGAAGTCGTAG
- a CDS encoding ATPase family associated with various cellular activities (AAA) — protein sequence MAASSAGSAVDLAAVEQRVTEFKAEFAGLRDEIGKMIVGHEEIVEGVLVCLFAGGHTLLEGVPGLGKTLLIRTLSQALSLEFSRVQFTPDLMPADILGTNIITEDPTTGRRGFQFQRGPLFAQIVLADEINRATPKTQSALLEAMQEHSVTSGGVRHQLKEPFFVMATQNPIEQEGTYPLPEAQLDRFFFKLVVGYSGRDELKTIIDRTTTGYRPDVRPVMSDAQILAAQELVKRVIVAPHVQDYAIRLVLATHPQGAFATAMVNKYVRWGSSPRGAQAMTLAAKIYAMLDGRYNVSFDDVRKGTIPALRHRLLLNFEGEAEGLSTDMVLNDMLGEVKTMEERAA from the coding sequence ATGGCGGCGAGTTCTGCGGGCAGCGCGGTGGATCTGGCGGCGGTCGAGCAGCGCGTAACGGAATTCAAGGCGGAATTCGCGGGCCTGCGCGACGAAATCGGCAAGATGATCGTCGGGCACGAGGAGATTGTGGAAGGCGTGCTCGTCTGCCTGTTCGCCGGCGGGCACACACTGCTGGAAGGCGTCCCGGGGCTTGGCAAAACGCTGCTCATCCGCACGCTGTCGCAGGCGCTGAGCCTCGAATTCAGCCGCGTGCAGTTCACGCCCGACCTGATGCCCGCCGACATCCTCGGCACGAACATCATCACCGAAGACCCGACCACCGGCCGCCGCGGATTTCAGTTCCAGCGCGGCCCGCTCTTCGCACAGATCGTGCTGGCGGACGAAATCAACCGGGCCACACCCAAGACGCAATCAGCCCTGCTGGAGGCGATGCAGGAGCACAGCGTCACCTCCGGCGGCGTGCGTCATCAACTCAAAGAGCCCTTCTTCGTAATGGCGACGCAGAACCCGATCGAGCAGGAAGGCACGTATCCGTTGCCCGAGGCGCAGCTCGACCGCTTCTTCTTCAAGCTCGTGGTCGGCTACAGCGGGCGCGACGAGTTGAAGACGATCATCGACCGCACGACGACGGGCTACAGGCCCGACGTGCGGCCGGTGATGAGCGACGCGCAGATACTGGCGGCGCAGGAGCTGGTGAAGCGCGTCATCGTCGCGCCGCACGTGCAGGATTACGCCATCCGCCTGGTCCTGGCGACGCATCCGCAGGGGGCGTTCGCGACGGCGATGGTGAACAAGTACGTCCGCTGGGGCAGCAGCCCGCGCGGGGCGCAGGCCATGACGCTGGCGGCGAAGATTTACGCGATGCTCGACGGGCGCTACAACGTGAGCTTCGACGACGTGCGCAAGGGGACGATTCCGGCGTTGCGGCATCGGCTCCTGTTGAATTTTGAGGGGGAGGCGGAGGGCCTGAGCACGGACATGGTGCTGAATGACATGCTGGGAGAGGTGAAGACGATGGAGGAGAGGGCCGCGTAG
- a CDS encoding Transmembrane exosortase, which produces MPHAHPIDRPPPAAGDARAPRSSRGRVPRFILVMALLMGGFYAFYYAPASPESFNGRFIRGYLSLYAQAAGGVLRTAGFQAAVTGQSISGDFSVTIIKGCDAMEPKALFIAAVLAFPAPWRRKLAGMIAGLLALIAINLFRIVSLYWIGAKAPAWFDLAHLEVWQSILVLVSVALWVLWALWATRRPKAVHAAN; this is translated from the coding sequence ATGCCGCACGCGCATCCGATTGATCGGCCGCCACCCGCCGCCGGCGACGCCCGCGCCCCGCGCTCGTCCCGCGGCCGCGTGCCGCGTTTCATCCTCGTCATGGCCCTGCTGATGGGCGGCTTCTATGCCTTCTACTACGCTCCGGCCTCGCCCGAGTCGTTCAATGGCCGATTCATACGCGGCTACCTGTCGCTCTACGCCCAGGCTGCCGGCGGCGTGCTCCGAACGGCAGGATTCCAGGCCGCCGTCACCGGCCAGTCGATTTCCGGCGATTTCTCCGTGACGATCATCAAGGGTTGCGACGCGATGGAGCCCAAGGCGCTCTTCATCGCCGCGGTGCTGGCGTTCCCCGCACCGTGGCGGCGAAAGCTGGCAGGGATGATCGCCGGGCTGTTGGCGCTGATCGCGATCAACCTGTTTCGGATCGTGTCGCTCTACTGGATCGGCGCGAAAGCTCCCGCGTGGTTCGACCTGGCGCACCTCGAAGTCTGGCAGTCGATCCTCGTGCTGGTTTCGGTCGCCTTGTGGGTGCTCTGGGCGCTCTGGGCCACCCGCCGTCCGAAAGCCGTGCATGCTGCGAACTAG
- the cyaB gene encoding Adenylate cyclase 2 encodes MSRKQRQANLQTTAIGLIACAVVLALYLAGALEWLESKTLDLRFRYSNSIPQHPDIAMIDIDDATLLKTARWPWPRDKQAALINIPAELGARRLLVDITWNERETLREDLPDEADIAENPLDLGDASFGKVWPDYELRDALQRAGNAYLALHYDAQKWDRAEDFDRVVDAVRSGKPPEAAVSPRLRSAPGLQKRVCLAARIVCLLEKQPDAEDCESIARSLTADVALVREVFERSRQYALREYIQRSLAARADLRMAPPWETIRLLYDGLNVSRAFQDPGGLKTALITAHREVLSYEATVRNPLFPARAVAAIAPTRAAIVPVYFVQAQAARRCGFVAFEPDDDGVMRRNSVFATHRGNLLTQLALAVGCDELGVSADRIRVEPDRLVLRPEGARPPIQIQLDRQGRTYVPWISERDPARHFGQHIPADMFWSIHASRQQIAQNLQYLRQEREELFSSEFAPHPTEHKARVARLREAEAAVRRARYSTPADPAAADAQLAAALAELTDFEEAQVADVRRRLAAPGPGDDAENLQLFLDQLPSLETLGRYVADTNRRLEADVASTLAWLRPRIANKICLVGYTATSLADMTPIPTNKRAPGVLAHANFLNGLLTGRMVYVSSTATNLTLAAAFGALMAILGAWLRPRTSVALMALGIIAYFAAAAWLFYSFTYFVGVVPVAGAMFAAYAAVAIYRFIFVDRERRQLTTALSQYTSATLARQMAENAELCRRAETREVTAMFTDLAGFTTISERIGAERTQRVLNVSLGCFSEAMLVHEAMINKFIGDGIFAFWNPVIHPQEDHAQRACATAVDLMKALRALIEEQKRLGAEPVFSELVLRVGVATGNAVVGPCGSEQKYDYTCIGDSVNVAARLESANKFYGTRIIVSGSTRSRVDGQFAFRPLGNVQVKGKHTGVPIFELMGLVGDVTDEQIAYAQAFGEAIELFKQRRFADARRAFEACSARRPEDTAAQRYVEVTAHYEVAPPAEDWNGAIELTEK; translated from the coding sequence GTGAGCCGCAAGCAGCGCCAGGCCAACCTGCAAACGACCGCGATCGGCCTGATCGCCTGCGCCGTAGTCCTGGCGCTCTACCTGGCCGGCGCGCTCGAATGGCTCGAATCCAAGACGCTTGACCTGCGCTTCCGCTACAGCAACTCCATCCCGCAGCACCCCGACATCGCGATGATCGACATCGACGATGCCACGCTGCTCAAGACCGCCCGCTGGCCCTGGCCGCGCGACAAGCAGGCCGCGCTCATCAACATTCCCGCCGAGCTGGGCGCCCGCCGGCTGCTGGTCGATATCACCTGGAACGAGCGCGAGACGCTGCGCGAGGATTTGCCCGACGAAGCCGACATCGCCGAAAATCCGCTCGACCTCGGCGACGCAAGTTTCGGCAAAGTCTGGCCCGATTACGAGCTGCGCGACGCGCTGCAGCGCGCCGGCAACGCTTACCTCGCCCTGCACTACGACGCCCAGAAATGGGACCGGGCCGAAGACTTCGACCGCGTCGTCGATGCCGTCCGTTCGGGGAAACCGCCCGAGGCGGCGGTCTCGCCGCGCTTGCGCTCGGCGCCCGGTTTGCAGAAGCGCGTCTGTCTCGCCGCCCGCATCGTCTGCCTGCTCGAAAAGCAGCCCGACGCCGAAGACTGCGAGTCGATCGCCCGCTCGCTTACCGCCGATGTCGCGCTGGTCCGCGAAGTCTTCGAGCGCAGCCGGCAATACGCCCTGCGCGAGTACATCCAGCGCAGCCTCGCCGCGCGCGCCGATCTCCGCATGGCCCCGCCGTGGGAAACCATTCGGCTGCTCTACGACGGCCTGAACGTCTCGCGCGCCTTTCAGGATCCCGGCGGGCTGAAGACCGCGCTCATCACCGCCCATCGCGAAGTGCTCAGCTACGAAGCCACCGTCCGCAATCCGCTCTTCCCCGCGCGGGCCGTCGCCGCCATCGCTCCCACGCGGGCCGCGATCGTCCCGGTCTACTTCGTGCAGGCTCAGGCCGCCCGCCGCTGCGGATTCGTGGCGTTCGAGCCGGACGACGACGGCGTCATGCGCCGCAACTCCGTCTTCGCCACGCACCGCGGCAACCTGCTCACGCAGCTCGCGCTGGCCGTCGGCTGCGACGAGCTCGGCGTCAGCGCCGACCGCATCCGCGTCGAGCCGGACCGCCTGGTCCTTCGCCCCGAGGGCGCCCGCCCGCCGATTCAGATCCAGCTTGATCGACAGGGCCGCACGTACGTCCCCTGGATCAGCGAGCGCGACCCGGCCCGGCACTTCGGCCAGCACATCCCGGCCGACATGTTCTGGTCGATCCATGCGTCGCGGCAGCAGATCGCCCAGAATCTCCAGTATCTTCGCCAGGAGCGCGAGGAGCTCTTCAGCAGCGAGTTCGCCCCGCACCCCACCGAGCACAAGGCCCGCGTGGCCCGGCTGCGCGAGGCTGAGGCGGCTGTCCGCAGGGCGCGCTACTCGACGCCGGCCGATCCCGCTGCCGCCGACGCACAACTGGCCGCGGCGCTTGCCGAACTCACGGATTTTGAAGAGGCCCAGGTCGCCGACGTCCGCCGCCGGCTCGCCGCGCCCGGCCCAGGCGACGACGCCGAAAACCTGCAGCTCTTTCTCGACCAGCTTCCGAGCCTCGAAACGCTCGGGCGCTACGTGGCCGACACGAACCGCCGGCTGGAGGCCGACGTCGCCTCGACGCTCGCCTGGCTCCGCCCGCGCATCGCCAACAAAATATGCCTCGTCGGATATACGGCGACGTCGCTCGCGGACATGACGCCCATCCCGACCAACAAGCGCGCCCCCGGCGTCCTGGCGCACGCGAATTTTCTCAACGGCCTGCTGACCGGCCGCATGGTCTACGTGTCGTCGACCGCGACGAACCTCACGCTCGCGGCGGCGTTCGGGGCGCTCATGGCGATTCTCGGCGCCTGGCTGCGCCCGCGAACCTCCGTCGCGCTCATGGCTCTGGGGATCATCGCGTACTTCGCCGCCGCCGCGTGGCTGTTCTACAGCTTCACGTACTTCGTCGGCGTCGTACCGGTCGCGGGCGCGATGTTCGCCGCCTACGCCGCCGTCGCAATCTACCGCTTCATATTCGTGGACCGCGAGCGGCGGCAGCTCACCACCGCCCTGAGCCAGTACACCTCCGCCACGCTGGCGCGGCAGATGGCCGAAAACGCCGAATTGTGTCGCCGGGCCGAGACGCGCGAAGTCACCGCCATGTTCACCGACCTGGCCGGCTTCACAACCATCTCGGAGCGCATCGGCGCCGAGCGCACGCAGCGCGTCCTCAACGTGTCGCTCGGATGCTTCAGCGAGGCCATGCTGGTCCACGAGGCGATGATCAACAAGTTCATCGGCGACGGCATCTTCGCCTTCTGGAACCCCGTGATTCACCCGCAGGAAGACCACGCCCAGCGCGCCTGCGCGACGGCGGTTGACTTGATGAAAGCTCTGCGGGCGCTGATCGAGGAGCAGAAGCGGCTCGGCGCTGAACCCGTGTTCTCCGAGCTGGTCCTGCGCGTCGGCGTCGCCACCGGTAACGCCGTCGTCGGACCGTGCGGGTCGGAGCAGAAGTACGACTACACCTGCATCGGCGACTCGGTGAACGTCGCCGCCCGGCTCGAATCGGCCAACAAGTTCTACGGCACGCGCATCATCGTCAGCGGTTCGACCCGCAGCCGCGTCGATGGGCAATTCGCGTTTCGTCCGCTCGGCAACGTGCAGGTGAAGGGCAAGCACACCGGAGTGCCGATCTTCGAGCTGATGGGGCTGGTTGGCGACGTCACGGACGAGCAGATCGCCTACGCCCAGGCCTTCGGCGAGGCGATTGAGCTGTTCAAGCAGCGGCGCTTCGCCGACGCCCGGCGAGCGTTTGAGGCCTGCTCTGCGCGGCGCCCGGAAGATACGGCGGCACAGCGCTACGTCGAAGTCACCGCACATTACGAAGTCGCACCGCCGGCAGAAGACTGGAATGGGGCGATCGAGCTGACGGAAAAGTGA
- the prfA_2 gene encoding Peptide chain release factor 1 yields MTSGSPDAPSESPAQLRRRLDLDDDRLRGECVVHTHRTGGPGGQHRNKTESAVRLFHRASGLTVTGEERRSQHQNAANALLRLREAIAVQFRSPLAERCVWPEGVHIRDRKLRVSESNAGFYHALGLALDALAAFRGVPQDAAAWLGVSTSSLARFLADHPKAWREANRIREEHGLPPLKV; encoded by the coding sequence ATGACGTCAGGCTCGCCGGACGCTCCCTCCGAATCGCCGGCGCAGCTCCGCCGACGGCTCGACCTTGACGACGACCGCCTGCGCGGCGAGTGCGTCGTTCACACCCATCGCACCGGCGGCCCCGGCGGGCAGCATCGCAACAAGACTGAATCGGCCGTGCGGCTCTTTCATCGCGCCAGCGGCCTCACGGTGACCGGGGAGGAGCGCCGCTCGCAGCATCAGAACGCCGCCAACGCGCTGCTGCGGCTGCGCGAGGCGATCGCGGTTCAGTTCCGCTCGCCGCTGGCGGAGCGCTGCGTCTGGCCGGAAGGAGTGCACATCCGCGACCGGAAGCTGCGCGTGTCGGAATCGAATGCAGGCTTCTATCACGCGCTGGGGCTGGCGCTGGACGCGCTCGCGGCGTTTCGCGGTGTGCCACAAGATGCGGCCGCGTGGCTGGGCGTCAGCACATCGAGCCTCGCCCGTTTTCTGGCGGATCATCCGAAAGCGTGGCGCGAAGCCAATCGCATTCGAGAGGAGCACGGGCTGCCGCCGCTGAAGGTCTGA
- the argS gene encoding Arginine--tRNA ligase, whose translation MSRRFAAAIAGITGQPVEAVDPLVRPSGDAQFGDYQCNAAMGLAKALKLKPRDLAEKIKAAVDVGDLAASLEIAGPGFINIRLSEAALARHLQQIPSTESGGTGVSPVTGGTGVSPITGGTGVSPVTDRFGLPPADRLDTVVIDYSSPNIAKQMHVGHLRSTIIGDALARVLTLEGHSVIRQNHVGDWGTQFGQVILGLWHICMARHRGEPDYVAHMLEQLGSGDETLRNRAFDDVKSRHDQDYAADRDGKQVFLPFLISIRNEKSISLEEIELSYRFVTKLQEVSKAQSDDPYLGLPQRVTTWLQLRDEQERLAWEYCRDATLQYCSSLYQRMGVLLREDDVCGESFYHDRLAPIVEELRRKLPPRTSSLGADAEAAGGTPALPGTAATGETPVPPKTTPPNSTPIPPCAAEVRDDAGAVCVFLYKPDGAPMFKTAEGDPLPLIIQKSDGAYLYATTDLAAIKYRVNELHATRILYVVGAPTKLHLDMVFATARAAGLAGPQVALGHVSFGQVLGDDRKLLRTRSGGAVKLGDLLDEAEKRARQQLEDKLAAEDETYRNTFDESQKQDIARKIGIGAVKYFDLARDRNADYVFNWDQMLALQGNTAPYMMYAYARIRSIYRKAAEQFGSPDVYAATVAIRLDHAAERTLGLRLARLGEVIDVVAAELTPHVLCNYLYELASDFMRFYEACPVIGAESDAQRLSRMRLCDLAARALRLGLGLLGIEVAERM comes from the coding sequence TTGAGCCGGCGCTTCGCGGCGGCGATCGCAGGCATCACCGGCCAGCCGGTCGAGGCGGTCGATCCGCTGGTACGGCCGTCGGGCGATGCGCAGTTTGGGGACTACCAGTGCAACGCGGCGATGGGTCTGGCCAAGGCGCTCAAGCTCAAGCCGCGCGACCTGGCGGAGAAGATCAAGGCTGCGGTGGACGTGGGCGACCTGGCCGCGTCGCTGGAAATCGCCGGGCCGGGGTTCATCAACATTCGATTGTCCGAGGCGGCGCTGGCGCGTCATCTGCAGCAGATCCCTTCGACGGAGTCGGGTGGGACAGGCGTCTCGCCGGTCACGGGTGGGACGGGCGTCTCGCCCATCACGGGTGGGACGGGCGTCTCGCCCGTCACGGACCGCTTCGGCCTGCCCCCGGCCGATCGTCTCGACACGGTCGTGATCGACTATTCGTCGCCGAACATCGCCAAGCAGATGCACGTGGGACACTTGCGGAGCACGATCATCGGCGACGCGCTGGCGCGCGTGCTGACGCTGGAGGGGCACAGCGTCATCCGGCAGAACCACGTCGGCGACTGGGGGACGCAGTTCGGCCAGGTGATCCTCGGGCTTTGGCACATCTGCATGGCCCGCCACCGCGGCGAGCCGGACTACGTGGCGCACATGCTGGAGCAACTCGGCAGCGGCGACGAGACCCTGCGCAACCGGGCTTTCGACGACGTGAAATCGCGGCACGATCAGGACTACGCGGCCGACCGCGACGGCAAGCAGGTCTTTCTGCCCTTCCTGATCAGCATCCGAAACGAGAAGTCAATCTCGCTCGAAGAGATCGAACTTTCGTACCGATTCGTGACGAAGTTGCAGGAAGTATCGAAGGCGCAGTCGGACGATCCCTATCTCGGACTGCCGCAGAGAGTCACCACCTGGCTACAACTGCGGGACGAGCAGGAGCGGCTGGCGTGGGAGTACTGTCGCGACGCCACGCTTCAGTACTGCTCGTCACTCTATCAGCGGATGGGGGTGCTCCTTCGCGAAGACGACGTCTGTGGCGAGAGTTTCTATCACGACCGGCTGGCGCCGATTGTGGAGGAGCTGCGACGGAAGCTGCCGCCGCGGACTTCGAGTCTGGGTGCTGATGCAGAAGCGGCGGGCGGGACGCCCGCACTCCCCGGCACGGCGGCGACGGGCGAGACGCCCGTCCCACCCAAAACGACCCCGCCCAACTCGACGCCCATCCCACCCTGCGCCGCGGAGGTGCGCGATGACGCCGGGGCGGTCTGCGTATTCCTGTACAAGCCCGACGGCGCGCCGATGTTCAAAACCGCCGAGGGCGACCCGCTGCCGCTCATCATTCAGAAATCAGACGGCGCGTACCTGTACGCCACGACCGACCTGGCGGCCATCAAGTACCGCGTGAATGAGTTGCACGCCACGCGGATCCTCTATGTCGTCGGCGCGCCGACCAAGCTGCACCTCGACATGGTGTTCGCCACGGCCCGCGCCGCGGGACTCGCCGGACCGCAGGTGGCCCTGGGGCATGTCAGCTTCGGGCAGGTGCTGGGAGACGACCGCAAGCTGCTGCGAACGCGCAGCGGCGGGGCGGTGAAGCTCGGTGATCTGCTGGACGAGGCCGAGAAACGCGCCCGCCAGCAACTCGAAGATAAGCTTGCAGCCGAAGACGAGACCTATCGAAACACCTTCGACGAATCCCAGAAGCAGGACATCGCGCGAAAGATCGGGATCGGCGCGGTGAAGTATTTCGACCTGGCCCGCGACCGGAACGCCGACTACGTGTTCAATTGGGACCAGATGCTGGCGCTTCAGGGCAACACCGCGCCCTACATGATGTACGCCTACGCCCGCATCCGGTCGATCTACCGCAAGGCGGCCGAGCAGTTCGGCTCGCCCGACGTCTACGCGGCGACCGTCGCCATCCGGCTTGACCACGCCGCCGAGCGCACGCTCGGGCTGCGCCTGGCGCGACTGGGCGAGGTGATTGACGTCGTCGCGGCTGAGCTGACGCCGCACGTGCTGTGCAACTACCTCTATGAGCTCGCGTCGGATTTCATGCGGTTTTACGAAGCGTGCCCGGTGATTGGTGCCGAGAGCGACGCGCAGCGGCTGAGCCGCATGCGGCTGTGCGACCTGGCCGCCCGGGCGCTGCGGCTGGGGCTGGGGCTGCTGGGGATCGAAGTGGCGGAGCGGATGTAG
- the epsG_1 gene encoding Type II secretion system protein G precursor — MRTHSTRAGFTLIELLVVVAIIALLISILIPSLNGAREQAKRALCLTNLRGIAQASQMYASEDSREHAIPIHHMMIRPNINPKPLWLTVTWFAFGGRDGQVKFKLSASAGITLDDNDSIGREWSARTRPLNRYVYKSIEQADQKKMRLFECPSDRGYPNHPQIDDCPLEARNTPCTLNLGNSYRASLYCYTNGGNSGPGHVFSMSAWGKRISSLLNTSELVQYGEPTWFNMIGRNEAGADVEAIVLTGWHKRVMTDNLAFMDGSARSTQARKLINPAEVATEMGLTPANARGIRRGVGYRIDSYPTPGARILGDNPTTWLSGALNPTQWPLAGYQDNMRGG, encoded by the coding sequence ATGCGAACGCACAGCACGCGCGCCGGGTTCACGCTGATCGAACTGTTGGTGGTGGTGGCGATCATCGCCCTGCTGATTTCCATCCTGATCCCCAGCCTCAATGGCGCCCGTGAGCAGGCCAAGCGGGCGCTGTGCCTCACGAACCTGCGCGGAATCGCCCAGGCCAGCCAGATGTACGCCAGCGAGGACTCGCGCGAGCACGCCATCCCGATTCATCACATGATGATCCGCCCCAACATCAACCCGAAGCCGCTCTGGCTGACCGTGACCTGGTTCGCCTTCGGCGGGCGCGACGGGCAGGTGAAGTTCAAGCTGAGCGCGTCGGCCGGTATCACGCTCGATGATAACGACTCGATCGGCCGCGAATGGTCGGCCCGCACGCGCCCGCTCAACCGGTACGTCTACAAGTCGATCGAGCAGGCCGACCAGAAGAAGATGAGGCTGTTCGAGTGCCCGTCCGACCGCGGCTACCCGAACCACCCGCAGATCGACGACTGCCCGCTCGAGGCCCGCAACACGCCCTGCACGCTCAACCTGGGCAACAGCTACCGCGCCAGCCTCTACTGCTACACCAACGGCGGCAACTCAGGGCCGGGCCACGTGTTCTCGATGAGCGCCTGGGGCAAACGAATCTCGTCGCTGCTCAACACTTCGGAGCTGGTGCAGTATGGCGAGCCGACCTGGTTCAACATGATCGGCCGCAACGAGGCCGGCGCGGACGTGGAGGCCATCGTGCTGACCGGCTGGCACAAGCGCGTCATGACCGACAACCTGGCCTTCATGGATGGATCGGCGCGCTCGACGCAGGCGCGCAAGCTCATCAACCCGGCGGAGGTCGCGACCGAGATGGGCCTGACCCCGGCAAACGCGCGCGGCATCCGCCGCGGCGTCGGATACCGGATCGACTCTTACCCGACGCCGGGCGCGCGGATCCTGGGCGACAACCCGACCACGTGGCTCAGCGGCGCGCTCAATCCTACGCAATGGCCGCTGGCGGGGTATCAGGACAACATGCGCGGCGGCTGA